One genomic segment of Flavobacteriaceae bacterium includes these proteins:
- a CDS encoding ORF6N domain-containing protein, whose translation MSENNNGKPLVPNELIASRILLIRDYKVMIDSDIAELYGVTTKRLNQQVNRNINRFPSNFMFELTEAEKKEVVANCNHLKNLKFSSFLPKVFTEHGVMMLANVLRSERATTMSVKIIEIFIEMREAIIDNLNLKLDIEEIKKKLTNHSKNIELVFNYLDELTDKKENEKPRTQIGYKKDRK comes from the coding sequence ATGAGCGAAAATAATAACGGAAAACCATTAGTTCCAAACGAATTAATAGCAAGTAGAATATTACTAATTAGAGATTATAAAGTAATGATAGATAGTGATATTGCAGAACTTTATGGAGTAACTACAAAAAGATTAAATCAGCAAGTAAATAGAAATATAAATCGTTTTCCTTCTAACTTTATGTTTGAACTTACAGAAGCAGAAAAAAAAGAGGTGGTTGCAAATTGCAACCACCTTAAAAACTTAAAATTCTCGTCATTTTTACCAAAAGTATTTACAGAACACGGAGTAATGATGCTTGCAAATGTTTTAAGAAGTGAACGAGCAACAACAATGAGTGTTAAAATAATAGAGATTTTTATTGAAATGCGAGAAGCAATCATAGACAATCTAAATTTAAAACTTGACATTGAAGAAATCAAAAAGAAGCTAACAAATCACAGTAAGAATATTGAATTAGTTTTTAATTATTTAGATGAATTAACAGATAAGAAAGAAAACGAAAAACCACGAACTCAAATAGGTTATAAAAAAGATAGAAAGTAA
- a CDS encoding tyrosine-type recombinase/integrase, whose product MNSFKQFLESKELSSTTIKRYNTKVLNFISWLDKDNTEVENTTTKELTAYLYYLQKKGLCNATRSHNLIALKHYFNWQILHNKRINNPAKHIKLRGTHTKKLHDIFTLIALEKLYNDYQVPNEDDKRNNRNWWQVHLLTRKRNKVALGLLIYQGLTTKEIDTLTLKGLQLREGKIYIQGDKKGAERSLELKSYQIMDLMEYQLKTRLELLKLSNKESNQLFISKGKSNFGNDNWKRFAETLRKQNKKFQNFRQIRASVITHWLGIYNLRQVQYMAGHKHISSTETYLVNKLEDLQSDIDKYHPMI is encoded by the coding sequence ATGAACAGCTTTAAACAATTTTTAGAAAGTAAAGAATTAAGCAGTACCACTATTAAACGCTACAATACCAAAGTATTAAATTTTATAAGTTGGTTAGATAAAGACAATACAGAAGTAGAAAATACAACTACAAAAGAACTCACAGCATACTTATATTATTTACAAAAGAAAGGATTATGTAATGCTACAAGAAGTCATAATTTAATTGCTCTAAAACATTATTTTAATTGGCAAATATTACACAATAAACGCATTAACAATCCTGCAAAACATATAAAATTAAGAGGAACACACACCAAGAAATTACACGATATATTTACACTAATAGCATTAGAAAAGTTGTACAATGATTATCAAGTCCCAAATGAAGATGACAAGCGAAATAATAGAAATTGGTGGCAAGTACATTTACTCACACGAAAACGAAATAAAGTAGCATTAGGATTATTGATTTATCAAGGATTAACCACTAAAGAAATAGATACACTTACTTTAAAAGGTTTGCAATTACGAGAAGGAAAAATCTATATACAAGGCGATAAAAAAGGAGCAGAAAGAAGTTTAGAATTAAAATCATATCAAATAATGGACTTGATGGAATACCAACTAAAAACACGATTAGAACTCTTAAAACTATCCAATAAAGAAAGTAATCAATTATTTATAAGCAAAGGAAAAAGTAACTTCGGAAACGATAACTGGAAACGTTTTGCAGAAACATTACGAAAGCAAAATAAAAAGTTCCAAAACTTTAGACAAATACGTGCTTCAGTAATAACACATTGGTTGGGAATATACAATTTACGACAAGTTCAATATATGGCAGGACACAAACATATAAGCAGTACAGAAACTTATTTAGTCAATAAATTAGAAGATTTACAAAGTGATATAGATAAATATCATCCTATGATTTAG
- a CDS encoding tyrosine-type recombinase/integrase: protein MKNLILKNSSYQHLEIGFKEWLDILGYNPMSVYNMPNIVREFLHFLENNRINHIHNLQHQHIKNYYNYIYNRSNLRRGGGLSNNYINKHLQAIEKFLEYLHHKGVRNVPNLGIPLLKLNTKDITVLSKEDIQLLYKVTYRDTENQRQEILQARDRAILTVFYGCGLRRNEGTHLELNDINLDRRILHVRKGKNYKERFVPFSKQSAKILEEYIYDYRPILAKSKKESRLFIGVTSKPMTGGTLYTRLKLLQLQVDNIELQNKHLTLHNLRHSIATHLLQAGMPLNKISRFLGHSSLESTQIYTHLIDQNNEQL from the coding sequence ATGAAAAATTTAATCTTAAAAAATAGCAGTTACCAACATTTAGAAATCGGTTTTAAAGAATGGTTGGATATTTTAGGTTACAACCCAATGAGTGTTTACAATATGCCGAATATCGTTAGAGAATTTTTACACTTCTTGGAAAACAACAGAATAAATCATATCCATAATTTACAACATCAACATATTAAAAACTATTACAATTACATCTATAACAGAAGCAATTTAAGACGTGGTGGCGGATTAAGTAATAATTACATCAACAAGCATTTACAGGCTATCGAAAAGTTTTTAGAGTACTTACATCATAAAGGCGTTCGTAATGTTCCGAATCTTGGAATACCTTTATTAAAACTCAATACCAAAGACATCACCGTACTATCAAAAGAAGATATACAACTACTTTATAAAGTAACCTATAGAGATACCGAGAACCAACGACAAGAAATATTACAAGCAAGAGATAGAGCCATTTTAACCGTTTTTTATGGTTGTGGATTACGAAGAAATGAAGGAACTCATTTGGAGCTAAATGACATCAATTTAGACAGACGTATTTTACACGTTAGAAAAGGTAAAAACTACAAAGAACGTTTTGTACCATTTAGTAAACAGAGTGCAAAAATATTAGAAGAATACATTTATGATTACAGACCAATATTGGCAAAAAGCAAAAAAGAAAGTCGTTTGTTTATTGGTGTTACTTCAAAACCAATGACTGGAGGAACTTTATATACACGATTAAAATTACTGCAATTACAAGTAGATAATATAGAATTACAGAACAAACATTTAACGCTTCATAATTTACGCCATAGTATTGCTACTCATTTATTGCAAGCAGGAATGCCATTAAATAAAATCAGTCGCTTTTTAGGACATAGTAGTTTAGAAAGTACACAGATTTACACGCACTTAATAGACCAAAACAATGAACAGCTTTAA
- a CDS encoding helix-turn-helix domain-containing protein, producing MDFGSKITLVRKQKKLSQSELGKLANVSGDIVGKYERNEMKPSIDTAHRLANALNVTLDYLVGDSDTVLFDKDITKRMEAIINMESEDKKALFKILDAYIRDTNAKKTYS from the coding sequence ATGGACTTTGGAAGTAAAATAACATTAGTACGTAAACAAAAAAAACTATCTCAAAGTGAGTTGGGTAAACTTGCTAATGTGTCTGGTGATATTGTAGGTAAGTACGAGCGTAACGAAATGAAGCCATCTATTGATACTGCACATAGATTAGCTAATGCTCTTAATGTTACGTTAGATTATTTGGTGGGCGATAGCGATACCGTTCTTTTTGATAAAGATATTACCAAACGCATGGAAGCTATTATTAATATGGAAAGTGAAGATAAAAAAGCACTCTTTAAAATTCTTGATGCTTATATTAGAGATACTAATGCTAAAAAAACTTATTCATAA